From Herbiconiux flava, one genomic window encodes:
- a CDS encoding TIGR03086 family metal-binding protein: MTARTPLDTETAQWLRLQRRAHHEFGSRLAAVEDWDGPTPDTDWRVRDLVQHVIEEQQWVPWLLSGLSTRQAKSRLRAIEADLRHEWHRYSLAATTAWQDAAPDSEVNLASDTVTVVEYLKEQVADVTIHSWDLARAVGAPEDLDVDLVAAVWTVFEPQRDALELSGLFASPVPVADDAPLQTRLLALTGRDARLAA, translated from the coding sequence ATGACCGCACGAACCCCCCTCGACACCGAGACCGCCCAGTGGCTGCGACTGCAGCGCCGCGCCCACCACGAGTTCGGCAGCCGCCTGGCCGCCGTCGAGGACTGGGACGGCCCGACCCCCGACACCGACTGGCGCGTGCGCGACCTGGTGCAGCACGTGATCGAGGAGCAGCAGTGGGTGCCGTGGCTGCTCTCAGGCCTCAGCACACGGCAGGCGAAGAGCCGACTGCGCGCGATCGAAGCCGATCTGCGGCACGAGTGGCACCGCTACTCGCTCGCGGCGACGACCGCGTGGCAGGATGCGGCGCCCGACTCCGAGGTGAACCTCGCGTCCGACACGGTGACCGTCGTGGAGTACCTCAAGGAGCAGGTGGCGGACGTGACGATCCACAGCTGGGACCTGGCGCGGGCCGTCGGAGCGCCCGAGGACCTCGACGTCGACCTGGTCGCGGCCGTGTGGACGGTGTTCGAGCCGCAGCGCGACGCCCTGGAGCTGAGCGGCCTGTTCGCGTCTCCCGTTCCGGTGGCCGACGACGCGCCGCTGCAGACGCGGCTGCTCGCACTCACGGGCCGCGACGCGCGCCTGGCCGCCTAG
- the gatC gene encoding Asp-tRNA(Asn)/Glu-tRNA(Gln) amidotransferase subunit GatC: MSEITQEQVAHLANLARIALTPEEIESLTSELGSIVDNVAKVSEVATADVPATSHPIPLQNVYRDDVPGATLTTEQAIAGAPDHDGTRFRVTAILGEEQ, translated from the coding sequence ATGTCCGAAATAACCCAGGAGCAGGTCGCGCATCTCGCGAACCTCGCCCGGATCGCCCTGACACCCGAGGAGATCGAGAGCCTCACGAGCGAGCTCGGCTCGATCGTCGACAACGTCGCGAAGGTGTCCGAGGTCGCGACGGCCGATGTGCCGGCCACGAGTCACCCGATCCCGCTGCAGAACGTCTACCGCGACGACGTGCCCGGTGCCACGCTCACCACCGAGCAGGCGATCGCCGGTGCACCCGACCACGACGGCACGCGCTTCCGCGTGACCGCGATCCTCGGAGAGGAGCAGTGA
- the gatB gene encoding Asp-tRNA(Asn)/Glu-tRNA(Gln) amidotransferase subunit GatB, with amino-acid sequence MATAKLMDFDKALELFEPVLGFEVHVELSTKTKMFSDAPNFFGGEPNTNITPVDLGLPGSLPVVNGEAVRYSISLGLALGCSIAPSSRFARKNYFYPDLAKNYQISQFDEPIAFGGSVDVELPDGRMFTVPIERAHMEEDAGKLTHVGGATGRIQGAEYSLVDYNRAGVPLVEIVTDIIYGAEADAPELAKAYVATIRDIVVALGISEARMERGNLRCDANISLRPRTAPGEPPAPLGTRTETKNVNSLRSVERAIRYEIQRQAQILADGGTITQETRHWHEDTGTTSAGRPKSDADDYRYFPEPDLLPVVPSAELIEELRAALPEPPAARRRRLKQEWGFTDLEFQDVQNAGLLVEVTSTVEAGASPAAARKWWSGEISRIANARSAEPASLVSPADVAALVTLIDSGALNDRLARQVLEGVIDGEGTPQEVVDARGLAVVSDDGALIAAIDEALAAQPDVLAKIKDGKVQAAGAVIGAVMKAMKGQADAARVRELVLERAAAE; translated from the coding sequence ATGGCCACCGCGAAACTGATGGACTTCGACAAGGCCCTCGAGCTGTTCGAGCCCGTGCTCGGCTTCGAGGTGCACGTCGAGCTCTCGACGAAGACCAAGATGTTCTCCGACGCCCCGAACTTCTTCGGCGGCGAGCCCAACACGAACATCACGCCGGTCGACCTGGGCCTGCCCGGGTCGCTGCCCGTGGTGAACGGCGAGGCGGTGCGGTACAGCATCAGCCTGGGACTGGCACTCGGATGCTCGATCGCCCCCTCGAGCCGCTTCGCGCGCAAGAACTACTTCTACCCCGACCTGGCGAAGAACTATCAGATCTCGCAGTTCGACGAGCCGATCGCCTTCGGCGGCTCGGTCGACGTCGAGCTGCCCGACGGCCGCATGTTCACCGTGCCGATCGAGCGCGCGCACATGGAGGAGGACGCCGGCAAGCTCACGCATGTCGGCGGGGCCACCGGCCGCATCCAGGGCGCCGAGTACTCGCTCGTCGACTACAACCGCGCCGGTGTGCCGCTGGTCGAGATCGTCACCGACATCATCTACGGCGCCGAGGCCGATGCGCCCGAGCTGGCGAAGGCGTACGTGGCGACCATTCGCGACATCGTGGTGGCGCTCGGCATCTCCGAGGCCCGGATGGAGCGCGGAAACCTGCGCTGCGACGCGAACATCTCGCTGCGTCCGCGCACCGCTCCCGGCGAGCCGCCGGCACCGCTCGGCACTCGCACCGAGACGAAGAACGTCAACTCGCTGCGCTCGGTCGAGCGGGCCATCCGCTACGAGATCCAGCGCCAGGCGCAGATCCTCGCCGACGGCGGCACCATCACGCAGGAGACGCGGCACTGGCACGAGGACACGGGCACCACCTCGGCCGGGCGCCCGAAGAGCGACGCCGACGACTACCGCTACTTCCCCGAGCCCGACCTGCTGCCGGTCGTGCCCTCGGCCGAATTGATCGAGGAGCTCCGCGCCGCCCTGCCCGAGCCGCCCGCCGCACGCCGCCGCCGGCTGAAGCAGGAGTGGGGCTTCACCGACCTGGAGTTCCAGGACGTGCAGAACGCCGGGCTGCTCGTCGAGGTCACCTCGACCGTCGAGGCCGGCGCGTCGCCGGCCGCCGCTCGCAAGTGGTGGTCGGGGGAGATCTCGCGCATCGCGAACGCGCGCTCGGCCGAGCCTGCTTCACTGGTGTCGCCCGCCGACGTCGCGGCGCTCGTCACCCTGATCGACAGCGGTGCGCTGAACGACCGTCTGGCCCGCCAGGTGCTCGAAGGCGTCATCGACGGCGAGGGCACCCCGCAGGAGGTCGTCGACGCCCGCGGACTGGCGGTGGTCTCCGACGACGGCGCGCTGATCGCGGCCATCGACGAGGCGCTCGCCGCCCAGCCCGACGTGCTCGCCAAGATCAAGGACGGCAAGGTGCAGGCCGCCGGCGCCGTCATCGGCGCGGTCATGAAGGCGATGAAGGGCCAGGCCGACGCGGCCCGCGTGCGCGAACTCGTGCTCGAGCGCGCGGCGGCCGAGTAA
- a CDS encoding aldo/keto reductase family protein: protein MKFRYLGNSGLKISEITYGNWLTHGSQVENDTATQCVRAALDNGITTFDTADAYANTVAEQVLGDALKGERRSSLEIFTKVYWPTGPKGPNDTGLSRKHILESIDGSLQRLGTDYVDLYQAHRYDYETPLFETMQAFADVVRQGKALYIGVSEWTAEQLREGHALAESLGFQLISNQPQYSMLWRVIEEEVVPASKELGISQIVWSPVAQGVLTGKYKAGQPLPSGSRATDEKGGADTVKSFLTDDILQRVEKLEPVAASLDLTMAQLAIAWVLANENVAAAIIGASRPEQVASNVEASGVELPADVLSQIDDILGSAAVTDPSKTTSPPTRVV, encoded by the coding sequence ATGAAGTTTCGATACCTCGGCAACAGCGGACTCAAGATCTCCGAGATCACCTATGGCAACTGGCTCACCCACGGCTCCCAGGTCGAGAACGACACGGCCACGCAGTGCGTGCGGGCCGCTCTCGACAACGGCATCACCACCTTCGACACGGCCGACGCCTACGCGAACACGGTCGCCGAGCAGGTGCTGGGCGACGCCCTGAAGGGCGAGCGACGCTCCTCGCTCGAGATCTTCACGAAGGTCTACTGGCCCACCGGACCCAAGGGCCCGAACGACACCGGGCTCTCGCGCAAGCACATCCTCGAGTCGATCGACGGCTCGCTCCAGCGCCTCGGCACCGACTACGTCGACCTCTACCAGGCGCACCGCTACGACTACGAGACGCCGCTGTTCGAGACCATGCAGGCGTTCGCCGACGTGGTCCGTCAGGGCAAGGCGCTCTACATCGGCGTCAGCGAGTGGACCGCCGAGCAGCTGCGGGAGGGCCACGCCCTGGCCGAGTCGCTCGGCTTCCAGCTGATCTCGAACCAGCCTCAGTACTCGATGCTCTGGCGGGTCATCGAGGAGGAGGTCGTGCCGGCCTCGAAGGAGCTCGGCATCTCGCAGATCGTCTGGTCGCCGGTCGCGCAGGGCGTGCTCACCGGCAAGTACAAGGCCGGCCAGCCGCTGCCCTCGGGCTCGCGCGCCACCGACGAGAAGGGCGGTGCCGACACGGTGAAGTCGTTCCTGACCGACGACATCCTGCAGCGCGTCGAGAAGCTCGAGCCGGTCGCCGCCTCGCTCGACCTGACGATGGCGCAGCTCGCCATCGCCTGGGTGCTCGCGAACGAGAACGTGGCCGCCGCCATCATCGGCGCTTCGCGCCCCGAGCAGGTCGCGTCGAACGTCGAGGCCTCGGGCGTCGAGCTGCCGGCCGACGTGCTGTCGCAGATCGATGACATCCTCGGTTCGGCCGCCGTCACCGACCCGTCGAAGACGACCTCTCCCCCCACCCGCGTGGTCTGA
- a CDS encoding MarR family winged helix-turn-helix transcriptional regulator, with amino-acid sequence MADGLDLGWSLGTLFRSWQTTVTGIVGELPHGPRGFQLLGALDSDRRAPTQAELSAHLAIDRTVLTYVIDDLAAAGLVERRTEERDRRVRRIALTTSGRRRLKSLRAKVDAAESALFPGLSPVETVTLRALLERAAAGAHLGTGEHDACRVVADILADDGAGASRAAGVAFGA; translated from the coding sequence ATGGCAGACGGACTCGACCTCGGGTGGTCCCTCGGCACGCTCTTCCGCAGCTGGCAGACGACGGTCACCGGCATCGTCGGCGAGCTGCCGCACGGGCCGCGCGGCTTCCAACTGCTCGGCGCGCTCGACAGCGACCGCCGGGCGCCCACGCAGGCCGAGCTCTCGGCTCACCTCGCCATCGACCGCACGGTGCTCACCTACGTGATCGACGACCTGGCGGCGGCCGGGCTGGTGGAGCGGCGCACCGAGGAGCGCGACCGGCGGGTGCGGCGCATCGCCCTCACGACGAGCGGCCGGCGCCGCCTGAAGTCGCTGCGGGCGAAGGTCGACGCGGCGGAGTCCGCTCTCTTCCCCGGTCTCAGCCCGGTCGAGACCGTCACCCTGCGCGCCCTGCTGGAGCGGGCAGCGGCCGGCGCCCACCTCGGCACGGGTGAGCACGACGCGTGCCGGGTCGTCGCCGACATCCTGGCCGACGACGGCGCGGGCGCTTCCCGGGCTGCGGGAGTAGCTTTCGGAGCATGA
- a CDS encoding alpha/beta hydrolase — MRGRAAAVGGVIAAAAGLGAAAVWVRSSPWPAVMAIRAVFDRDARRTVAELERHAPPGPFRELHDVPYGPVAGRAGGTFDLVSPIDSAAPRPVVVWIHGGAWISGSKAHVTPYLRHLAAAGYIGVAVDYTIAPDAAYPTAVEQLGDALAHLVEHPDELGIDPGRIVLAGDSAGAQLASQLAAAIVNPAYAARTGIRPALEPGQLAGIVLHCGIYDLDAMTHLTGVLEWGFTSALRAYTGSRDWSATEAADSMSTIRAVTGAFPPAFLSGGNGDGLTAVQSVPLSERMRAAGVPVTTMFWPADHQPSLPHEYQFKLDFPDARRTLDATIAFLDEVTGPRSDG; from the coding sequence ATGCGCGGGCGCGCGGCCGCGGTCGGGGGAGTGATCGCGGCGGCGGCCGGCCTCGGCGCGGCTGCCGTCTGGGTGCGCAGCTCGCCGTGGCCGGCGGTGATGGCCATCCGCGCGGTGTTCGACCGCGACGCCCGCCGTACGGTCGCCGAGCTGGAGCGCCACGCTCCGCCCGGCCCCTTCCGCGAGCTGCACGACGTGCCCTACGGCCCCGTCGCCGGCCGCGCCGGGGGCACCTTCGACCTCGTCTCGCCGATCGACTCCGCAGCACCGCGGCCGGTCGTCGTGTGGATCCACGGCGGCGCCTGGATCTCGGGGAGCAAGGCTCACGTCACCCCGTACCTCCGCCACCTCGCCGCAGCGGGGTACATCGGTGTCGCCGTCGACTACACGATCGCGCCCGACGCCGCCTATCCCACCGCCGTGGAGCAGCTCGGCGACGCCCTCGCCCACCTCGTCGAGCACCCCGACGAGCTCGGTATCGACCCCGGTCGCATCGTGCTCGCCGGTGACTCGGCGGGCGCGCAGCTCGCGAGCCAGCTCGCGGCCGCGATCGTGAACCCGGCGTACGCGGCCCGCACGGGCATCCGCCCCGCCCTCGAGCCCGGTCAGCTCGCCGGGATCGTGCTGCACTGCGGCATCTACGACCTCGACGCCATGACGCACCTCACCGGCGTGCTCGAGTGGGGCTTCACGAGCGCCCTCCGGGCCTACACCGGCAGCCGCGACTGGTCGGCGACCGAGGCGGCCGACTCGATGAGCACGATCCGCGCCGTCACCGGGGCCTTCCCGCCGGCCTTCCTCTCGGGCGGCAACGGCGACGGGCTCACCGCCGTGCAATCGGTGCCCCTGAGCGAGCGGATGCGCGCGGCCGGCGTCCCCGTCACCACGATGTTCTGGCCCGCCGACCACCAGCCCTCCCTGCCCCACGAATACCAGTTCAAGCTCGACTTCCCCGACGCCCGCCGAACCCTCGACGCGACCATCGCCTTCCTCGACGAGGTGACGGGGCCGCGGTCCGACGGGTGA
- a CDS encoding LLM class flavin-dependent oxidoreductase, translating to MDYGHSIRFGTFITPSAARPQAPVQLARLSESLGYDLVTFQDHPYQSSFLDTWTLLSYAAAATERIQLAPNVLNLPLRPAPVTARAAASLDLLSGGRFALGLGSGAFWEAIEAMGGRRLSPGQAVDALSEAIDLIRGIWAAGERGVLRGGEYYPVDGAKRGPAPAHDVPIWLGAYKPRMLGLTGRKADGWLPSLPYLKAGDLETGNRRIDDAAASVGRDPREIRRLLNIGGSEGVEQLTALALENGVSTFIVGSDDPTALERFADETVPAVRAAVEAERRDRGVVAVDAVRPSRALAKRREGIAYDEVPASLRERAVEPGDTDYASVRSTYMRGGAPGLVLRPQTVEQVQEALAFARLHPAVPLGIRSGGHGISGRSTNDGGLVIDLGALDGVEVVDEARRLVRIGPGARWMEVAAALAPHGLALSSGDYGGVGVGGLATAGGIGFLAREHGLTIDHLVAAEIVLADGTLVRASAEQEPELFWAVRGAGANVGIVVSFEFEADEVGDVGWAQLALQVDDLADFLERFGRTMEESPRDTTLFLIVGASRPAEPIVAQLYGVVDSSDPETIVERLQPFAELAPLVGQQVQLLPYAAVMANASELAHDGQGEPHFRSGLVEHLDPVTAEAAAALAGSGSAPWFQIRSVGGAVNDVPAEATAYAHRSANFSITSVGRSARFDELWSALAANFEGLYLSFESRTDPELIEQAFPPATLERLRSVKRRVDPDGVFRDNFGVSVVPEPLG from the coding sequence ATGGACTACGGTCACAGCATCCGCTTCGGCACCTTCATCACCCCCTCCGCCGCCCGGCCCCAGGCGCCGGTGCAGCTCGCGCGGCTGTCCGAGTCGCTCGGCTACGACCTGGTGACCTTCCAAGACCACCCCTACCAGTCCTCGTTCCTCGACACGTGGACCTTGCTGTCCTACGCGGCCGCGGCCACCGAGCGCATCCAGCTCGCCCCCAACGTGCTGAACCTGCCCCTGCGGCCCGCGCCCGTCACGGCCCGGGCGGCCGCCTCGCTCGATCTGCTGAGCGGAGGTCGGTTCGCCCTGGGGTTGGGATCAGGAGCCTTCTGGGAAGCCATCGAGGCGATGGGAGGGAGGCGGCTGAGTCCCGGCCAGGCGGTCGACGCACTCAGCGAGGCGATCGATCTCATCCGCGGCATCTGGGCCGCGGGTGAGCGCGGAGTGCTGCGGGGCGGCGAGTACTACCCGGTCGACGGGGCGAAGCGGGGCCCGGCCCCGGCTCACGACGTCCCGATCTGGCTCGGTGCCTACAAGCCGCGGATGCTCGGGCTCACCGGCCGCAAGGCCGACGGCTGGCTGCCGAGCCTGCCCTACCTGAAGGCCGGCGATCTCGAGACGGGCAACCGTCGTATCGACGACGCGGCCGCCTCCGTCGGGCGCGACCCGCGCGAGATCCGTCGCCTGCTCAACATCGGCGGGTCGGAGGGGGTCGAGCAGCTCACGGCCCTGGCCCTCGAGAACGGCGTCTCCACGTTCATCGTCGGCAGCGACGATCCGACGGCGCTCGAACGCTTCGCCGACGAGACCGTTCCGGCCGTGCGGGCCGCGGTCGAGGCCGAGCGCCGGGATCGCGGCGTGGTCGCCGTCGACGCGGTGCGCCCGTCCCGGGCCCTGGCGAAGCGCCGAGAGGGAATCGCCTACGACGAGGTCCCGGCGTCGCTCCGGGAGCGGGCCGTGGAGCCCGGAGACACCGACTACGCGTCGGTGCGCTCCACCTACATGAGGGGCGGCGCACCCGGTCTCGTCCTGCGCCCGCAGACGGTGGAGCAGGTGCAGGAGGCGCTCGCCTTCGCCCGACTTCATCCGGCGGTGCCGCTCGGCATCCGCAGCGGGGGCCACGGCATCAGCGGGCGAAGCACCAACGACGGCGGCCTGGTGATCGACCTCGGCGCACTCGACGGTGTCGAGGTCGTCGACGAGGCCAGACGCTTGGTGCGCATCGGGCCGGGCGCCCGGTGGATGGAGGTGGCCGCCGCCCTCGCCCCGCACGGGCTCGCCCTCTCCAGCGGCGACTACGGCGGGGTCGGCGTGGGCGGGCTCGCCACGGCCGGCGGCATCGGCTTCCTCGCGCGCGAGCACGGGCTGACCATCGACCATCTCGTGGCGGCCGAGATCGTGCTGGCCGACGGAACGCTGGTGCGCGCCTCGGCCGAGCAGGAGCCCGAACTGTTCTGGGCGGTGCGCGGCGCCGGCGCGAACGTGGGCATCGTCGTCTCGTTCGAGTTCGAGGCCGACGAGGTGGGCGACGTGGGTTGGGCGCAGCTCGCACTCCAGGTCGACGATCTCGCCGACTTCCTCGAGCGCTTCGGCCGCACCATGGAGGAGTCGCCGCGCGACACCACCCTCTTCCTCATCGTCGGGGCCTCCCGGCCCGCCGAGCCGATCGTCGCACAGCTCTACGGCGTGGTCGACTCAAGCGACCCCGAGACGATCGTGGAACGGCTGCAGCCGTTCGCCGAGCTCGCTCCGCTCGTGGGTCAGCAGGTGCAACTGCTGCCCTACGCGGCCGTGATGGCGAATGCGTCCGAGCTGGCGCACGACGGGCAGGGCGAGCCGCACTTCCGCTCGGGGCTGGTCGAGCACCTCGACCCGGTCACGGCCGAGGCCGCCGCCGCGCTGGCGGGCTCAGGCTCGGCGCCCTGGTTCCAGATCAGGTCGGTGGGCGGCGCCGTGAACGATGTTCCGGCCGAGGCGACCGCGTACGCCCACCGATCGGCGAACTTCTCGATCACCTCGGTGGGGCGCTCGGCCCGTTTCGACGAGCTCTGGTCGGCACTCGCCGCGAACTTCGAGGGCCTCTACCTGAGCTTCGAGAGCCGTACCGATCCCGAACTGATCGAGCAGGCGTTCCCACCGGCGACCCTCGAGAGGCTGAGATCCGTGAAACGGCGCGTCGACCCCGACGGGGTCTTCCGCGACAACTTCGGGGTGTCGGTCGTGCCGGAGCCGCTGGGGTGA
- the gatA gene encoding Asp-tRNA(Asn)/Glu-tRNA(Gln) amidotransferase subunit GatA: MARHDHELVRLPAAALAEKLSSGEISAVEATDAHLDRIAAVDEEVHAFLHTAPELSRRTAAAIDERRRAGEALHPLAGVPIAIKDVIVTNDMPTTSGSKILEGWVPPYDATVMTKLRAAGLVPIGKTNMDEFAMGSTTEHSAYGPTHNPWDLERIPGGSGGGSAAAVASFEAPLALGSDTGGSIRQPAHVTGTVGVKPTYGGVSRYGAIALASSLDQIGPVSRTVLDSALLHDVIGGHDPRDSTSLTDEWPSMAEAVRRGDVKGLKIGVIKELDGDGFQAGVLERFREALDLLAANGAEIIDVSLPSLEYAIAAYYLIMPAEASSNLAKFDSVRFGLRVNPPGGGTVEDVMAATREVGFGAEAKRRIILGTYALSAGYYDAYYGSAQKVRTLVQRDFAAAFAGVDVLVSPTAPTTAFKLGSNTGDPMAMYLNDIATIPANLAGIPGISLPVGLAREDGLPVGIQFLAPAREDARLYGVGGALERMLEEKWGHTLISQAPDLAPGEMAAAQEGAV, encoded by the coding sequence ATGGCCCGCCACGACCACGAGCTCGTCCGGCTGCCGGCCGCCGCGCTCGCCGAGAAGCTCTCCAGCGGCGAGATCAGCGCCGTCGAGGCCACCGACGCGCACCTCGACCGCATCGCCGCCGTCGACGAGGAGGTGCACGCGTTCCTGCACACCGCCCCCGAGCTGAGCCGCCGCACCGCCGCCGCGATCGACGAGCGCCGACGCGCGGGTGAGGCCCTGCATCCGCTCGCCGGTGTGCCGATCGCCATCAAGGACGTGATCGTCACGAACGACATGCCCACCACGAGCGGCTCGAAGATCCTCGAGGGGTGGGTGCCGCCCTACGACGCGACCGTCATGACCAAGCTGCGCGCGGCCGGCCTCGTGCCGATCGGCAAGACGAACATGGACGAGTTCGCGATGGGCTCCACCACCGAGCACTCCGCCTACGGCCCCACCCACAACCCGTGGGATCTCGAGCGCATCCCCGGCGGCTCCGGCGGCGGCTCGGCCGCGGCGGTCGCGAGCTTCGAGGCGCCGCTCGCCCTCGGCAGCGACACGGGCGGCTCCATCCGGCAGCCGGCCCACGTCACGGGCACCGTCGGCGTCAAGCCGACCTACGGGGGAGTGAGCCGCTACGGCGCCATCGCGCTCGCCTCGAGCCTCGACCAGATCGGCCCCGTCAGCCGCACCGTGCTCGACTCGGCGCTGCTGCACGACGTCATCGGCGGCCACGACCCGCGCGACTCCACCTCGCTCACCGACGAGTGGCCGAGCATGGCCGAGGCCGTGCGCCGCGGCGACGTGAAGGGCCTGAAGATCGGGGTCATCAAGGAGCTCGACGGCGACGGCTTCCAGGCCGGCGTGCTCGAGCGCTTCCGCGAGGCGCTCGACCTGCTGGCCGCGAACGGCGCCGAGATCATCGACGTCAGCCTGCCGAGCCTCGAGTACGCCATCGCGGCCTACTACCTGATCATGCCGGCCGAGGCTTCCTCGAACCTGGCGAAGTTCGACTCCGTGCGCTTCGGCCTGCGGGTCAACCCGCCCGGCGGCGGCACCGTCGAAGACGTCATGGCGGCGACCCGCGAGGTCGGCTTCGGCGCCGAGGCGAAGCGTCGCATCATCCTGGGCACCTATGCGCTGAGCGCCGGCTACTACGACGCCTACTACGGCAGCGCCCAGAAGGTGCGCACGCTCGTGCAGCGCGACTTCGCCGCGGCCTTCGCCGGGGTCGACGTGCTGGTCTCGCCGACCGCGCCGACCACCGCGTTCAAGCTCGGCTCCAACACGGGCGACCCGATGGCGATGTACCTCAACGACATCGCGACCATCCCCGCGAACCTCGCGGGCATCCCCGGCATCTCGCTTCCCGTGGGCCTGGCCCGTGAAGACGGCCTGCCCGTCGGCATCCAGTTCCTCGCCCCCGCTCGCGAAGACGCCCGTCTCTACGGCGTCGGCGGGGCTCTCGAGCGGATGCTCGAAGAGAAGTGGGGCCACACGCTGATCTCTCAGGCACCCGATCTCGCCCCCGGCGAGATGGCGGCCGCGCAGGAAGGAGCCGTCTGA
- a CDS encoding GNAT family N-acetyltransferase, with protein MTHHGTRVRPLTEADVPRLLELNHAAVPAVNDIDAGEMGALIGAAALAAGVVRGGHPDAREGELLGFVLALAPGADYASENYRWFSQRGDRFLYVDRIVVGEGHRGEGLGPRLYDAVFVEARARGAAEVDCEVNVEPPNPGSLAFHARLGFEEVGRQSTKGGSVVVALLAKPTS; from the coding sequence ATGACCCACCACGGCACCCGCGTGCGCCCCCTCACCGAGGCCGACGTGCCCCGTCTGCTCGAGCTCAACCACGCGGCGGTGCCCGCGGTGAACGACATCGATGCGGGGGAGATGGGCGCCCTCATCGGCGCCGCGGCGCTGGCGGCCGGGGTGGTGCGGGGCGGGCATCCGGATGCGCGTGAGGGAGAGCTGCTCGGCTTCGTGCTCGCCCTGGCGCCGGGCGCCGACTACGCCAGCGAGAACTACCGCTGGTTCTCGCAGCGCGGCGATCGCTTCCTCTACGTCGACCGCATCGTCGTGGGGGAGGGGCACCGCGGTGAGGGACTCGGACCGCGGCTCTACGACGCGGTCTTCGTCGAGGCGCGGGCGCGGGGCGCGGCCGAGGTCGACTGCGAGGTCAATGTCGAGCCGCCGAACCCCGGCTCGCTCGCCTTCCACGCACGGCTCGGCTTCGAGGAGGTGGGCCGCCAGTCGACGAAGGGCGGCTCGGTGGTGGTCGCGCTGCTGGCGAAGCCCACCTCCTAG